A genomic window from Brassica oleracea var. oleracea cultivar TO1000 chromosome C8, BOL, whole genome shotgun sequence includes:
- the LOC106309711 gene encoding glyoxylate/hydroxypyruvate reductase HPR3-like isoform X2, with protein MSESPLVLVQRPPTFDFMDELLSRNFPVLTTHHTSSAPLPNSLSRHASIRAVVNMAMLKLDADLLSHLPSLQLLVCTSVGTEHIDLAECKRRGIAVTNAGEAFSEDVADCAVGLLISVLRKIPAADRYVRSEKWVKFGEFQLGIKLSGKRVGILGLGSIGSFIAKRLEPFGCIISYNSTIQKQSITYPYYPDVLSLAANNEVIILCCALNDQTRHIVNREVMESLGKNGVIINVGRGGLIDEKEMVKCLVDGVIGGAGLDVFEKEPGGPEELFGLDNVVLSPHCAIATPGSLNNIAQLTLANLKAFFSNQPLISPVRLD; from the exons ATGTCTGAATCTCCACTCGTCCTCGTTCAACGGCCACCAACATTTGATTTCATGGACGAGCTTCTGAGTCGTAACTTCCCTGTTCTCACCACTCACCACACCTCGTCGGCTCCACTCCCGAACTCCCTCTCCCGTCATGCCTCCATCAGAGCCGTCGTCAACATGGCCATGCTCAAGCTTGACGCCGATCTCCTCTCCCACCTCCCTTCTCTCCAGCTTCTCGTCTGCACCAGCGTCGGCACCGAGCACATCGACCTCGCTGAGTGCAAGCGCCGCGGCATCGCCGTCACCAACGCCGGCGAAGCCTTCTCGGAAGACGTGGCGGATTGTGCCGTCGGTTTGCTGATTAGCGTCCTCCGTAAGATCCCGGCGGCTGATCGTTATGTCCGGTCCGAGAAGTGGGTGAAATTCGGAGAGTTCCAGCTAGGGATCAAG CTAAGCGGGAAGCGAGTTGGGATACTTGGACTAGGGAGCATAGGATCTTTTATTGCTAAAAGACTCGAACCCTTTGGCTGCATCATCTCTTACAACTCGACGATTCAGAAACAGAGCATCACCTACCCGTACTACCCGGACGTTCTCTCCTTAGCAGCAAACAACGAAGTCATCATCCTCTGCTGCGCTCTGAATGATCAGACGCGCCACATTGTGAACAGAGAAGTGATGGAGTCGCTTGGGAAGAACGGGGTTATAATCAATGTGGGACGGGGAGGGCTGATTGATGAGAAGGAGATGGTTAAGTGTCTTGTCGATGGTGTGATTGGTGGTGCTGGTTTAGATGTGTTTGAGAAAGAACCGGGAGGTCCTGAGGAGTTGTTTGGTTTGGACAATGTTGTCTTGTCTCCACATTGTGCGATAGCCACGCCAGGGTCTTTGAACAATATTGCGCAGCTTACTTTGGCTAACTTGAAGGCGTTTTTCTCGAACCAGCCTTTGATTTCTCCGGTTCGGTTAGATTGA
- the LOC106309711 gene encoding glyoxylate/hydroxypyruvate reductase HPR3-like isoform X1, producing MSESPLVLVQRPPTFDFMDELLSRNFPVLTTHHTSSAPLPNSLSRHASIRAVVNMAMLKLDADLLSHLPSLQLLVCTSVGTEHIDLAECKRRGIAVTNAGEAFSEDVADCAVGLLISVLRKIPAADRYVRSEKWVKFGEFQLGIKLSGKRVGILGLGSIGSFIAKRLEPFGCIISYNSTIQKQSITYPYYPDVLSLAANNEVIILCCALNDQTRHIVNREVMESLGKNGVIINVGRGGLIDEKEMVKCLVDGVIGGAGLDVFEKEPGGPEELFGLDNVVLSPHCAIATPGSLNNIAQLTLANLKAFFSNQPLISPERKCEVGTGEVSG from the exons ATGTCTGAATCTCCACTCGTCCTCGTTCAACGGCCACCAACATTTGATTTCATGGACGAGCTTCTGAGTCGTAACTTCCCTGTTCTCACCACTCACCACACCTCGTCGGCTCCACTCCCGAACTCCCTCTCCCGTCATGCCTCCATCAGAGCCGTCGTCAACATGGCCATGCTCAAGCTTGACGCCGATCTCCTCTCCCACCTCCCTTCTCTCCAGCTTCTCGTCTGCACCAGCGTCGGCACCGAGCACATCGACCTCGCTGAGTGCAAGCGCCGCGGCATCGCCGTCACCAACGCCGGCGAAGCCTTCTCGGAAGACGTGGCGGATTGTGCCGTCGGTTTGCTGATTAGCGTCCTCCGTAAGATCCCGGCGGCTGATCGTTATGTCCGGTCCGAGAAGTGGGTGAAATTCGGAGAGTTCCAGCTAGGGATCAAG CTAAGCGGGAAGCGAGTTGGGATACTTGGACTAGGGAGCATAGGATCTTTTATTGCTAAAAGACTCGAACCCTTTGGCTGCATCATCTCTTACAACTCGACGATTCAGAAACAGAGCATCACCTACCCGTACTACCCGGACGTTCTCTCCTTAGCAGCAAACAACGAAGTCATCATCCTCTGCTGCGCTCTGAATGATCAGACGCGCCACATTGTGAACAGAGAAGTGATGGAGTCGCTTGGGAAGAACGGGGTTATAATCAATGTGGGACGGGGAGGGCTGATTGATGAGAAGGAGATGGTTAAGTGTCTTGTCGATGGTGTGATTGGTGGTGCTGGTTTAGATGTGTTTGAGAAAGAACCGGGAGGTCCTGAGGAGTTGTTTGGTTTGGACAATGTTGTCTTGTCTCCACATTGTGCGATAGCCACGCCAGGGTCTTTGAACAATATTGCGCAGCTTACTTTGGCTAACTTGAAGGCGTTTTTCTCGAACCAGCCTTTGATTTCTCCG
- the LOC106310152 gene encoding glyoxylate/hydroxypyruvate reductase HPR3-like: MAEESPLVLVHRPPTMKYMDEPLTRYYRILTTHTSSDPLPVFLSRHASSVRAVVSIGRFKIDADFLSRLPSLQLIVCTSVGTDHVDLPECNRRGIAVTNAGGAYSEDVADYAVGLLISFLRRIPAADRYVRSGKWARCGEFQLGIKLSGKRIGILGLGSIGSLIAKRLEPFGCIISYNSTRQKQSIPYLYYPDVVSLAANNDVIVLCCALNDQTRHIVNREVMEALGKKGIIINVGRGGLIDEKEMVKCLVEGVIGGAGLDAFEKEPGVPVELFGLDNVVLSPHCAIATPGSFDNVVELALANLKAFFSNQPLISPVRLN, from the exons ATGGCGGAAGAATCTCCACTCGTCCTCGTCCACCGGCCACCGACAATGAAATACATGGACGAGCCTCTGACTCGTTACTACCGGATTCTCACCACCCACACCTCATCAGACCCACTCCCGGTCTTCCTCTCCCGTCACGCCTCCTCCGTCAGAGCCGTCGTCAGCATCGGCAGGTTCAAGATCGACGCCGACTTCCTCTCCCGCCTCCCTTCTCTCCAGCTCATCGTCTGCACCAGCGTCGGCACCGACCACGTCGACCTCCCCGAGTGCAACCGCCGCGGCATCGCCGTCACAAACGCCGGCGGAGCTTACTCGGAAGACGTCGCGGATTACGCCGTCGGTTTGCTGATTAGCTTCCTCCGTCGCATTCCGGCGGCTGATCGTTACGTCAGGTCGGGTAAGTGGGCGAGATGCGGAGAGTTCCAGCTTGGAATCAAG TTAAGTGGGAAGCGAATTGGGATACTTGGACTAGGGAGCATAGGGTCTCTCATCGCTAAAAGACTCGAACCCTTTGGCTGCATCATCTCTTACAACTCGACACGTCAGAAACAGAGCATCCCATACCTTTACTACCCGGACGTTGTCTCCTTAGCAGCAAACAACGATGTCATCGTCCTCTGCTGCGCTCTGAATGATCAGACGCGCCACATTGTGAACAGAGAAGTGATGGAGGCTCTTGGGAAGAAGGGGATTATAATCAATGTGGGACGAGGAGGGCTGATTGATGAGAAGGAGATGGTCAAGTGTCTGGTGGAAGGTGTGATTGGTGGTGCTGGTTTAGATGCGTTTGAGAAAGAACCGGGAGTTCCTGTGGAGTTGTTTGGTTTGGACAATGTTGTCTTGTCTCCACATTGTGCGATAGCCACGCCAGGGTCTTTCGACAATGTTGTGGAGCTTGCTTTAGCTAACTTGAAGGCGTTTTTCTCTAACCAACCTTTGATTTCTCCGGTTCGGTTAAATTGA